TGTTACAGAAAAGTAGTCCACACCTTCTTTTATAGCAGTACCGTGGTACAATAATTTGTCAGTGCTTCCGAATTATCAGGTTGAGCAGTTCGGAAAAAactacaggtttatattaatgtgtttgtctaatacattattttttctgtaatatcTAGTAACAGCTCATCACAGACTTGCCATGCCAAATGTTccacacaataacaataataataatagatgcaAAAGCTGGAACATCAGGACAATGGAGACCAGTTTCAAACTGACAGGCtatggttttattttgtttttatcaccTTCACCAGAGAGAAAAGAGTAGTTGATGTGGAACTTCATCTTAAATAGATAAACATCGTGACCTCATTCTTTAACGATGTTGAGacgtgctgttataggaaaataatcatgtaCAAAAGCACACACCTTGAGCAAATTGCTTACTTTGAGAAAAATACATCAGTTTCTATACTAGTCGTACATTGCAAAAGTAGAATAGCCAGGTGAAATTTTTTTGCCTCAAgtgttctttttgttgttgttttttttttaaataggggAAACAAAAAGacccttttaaataaaaagggtCACAGGACCCACTGACCACTGCACCAGAGTAAAGTCTGACAATGGTTCTGCGGGTGTCATCCATGTACCCAAGTCTGTGGTTCCTTCAAAAATATTCCTCCCCTTACCATCACTGACCCCCCACCAAACTGCTCATGCTGGATGATTCCCCACGGCATCATACgagctcagtgtgaacctgctctCATTTGTGAAGATAACAGGGAGCCACTGGAGGACCTGCCATTTCTGGTGTTCTCTTGCAAATGGCAATTATATTGCCTTATGCTGACAAGGACcttaagaaaacaaaactaGAAGCAAATTGTTCAGgaggaaataaagagagagcaaTTATTTATGGtcaccacacacaaaacatgttGCCTGCTGTTGCCTCTCAGGTTCACCTGTTTGCACCAAAGCAGTTGAAAATGATTCCCAATCACTTCTGCTTCCTAACTCCACAGATTGATGTCCCTGAAGATGATTGTGTTCCCTTATTTTTTGagcattaaaaaagaaactactaaaatgaggaaaagaaaaaaaaagacaccagaAATATGACCCTGGATTAACTCCAAAATCTAATCAGTTCATCTGTTGTTTATATCTACAAATCTTCAACAACTCCCTCCTCAGCTCTGTTCCTCATACAGAGTTTGCATTTACACATTCATTATCAGAAGCTCAAGGTCCGGTTTCTGGCTAGAGTTTTGCCACTGGTAGGACATTCTTGCTGGTGAAATACTTCAAAAATTAGAGTGTAAATATAGGATTTGTACAGACATACCCTTGATATGAAATCAAACTTTTGGTATTTTGGTATCAAACTTGGTCAATGTTATTTTAGGGACACAAATAAGTAAGGACTAGACTTGGTGGTGGATATTTCAGCCATGGATGCAGCTCTGCCATGTTCTACTTGCCTCATGTTTTGCCTCATTCAGAGCTCATGCTTTTTCCTGATATGTGAGATAGCATTCTGTGTGAAGGAGACAGATAACAGTTTCAGTTTTGCATGCCTCTGTGATTTGAGTGATTTGGGTTGCTTAATAACAATCTTTATTAAATTTAGGGTAAGGGATttgtgtggcctttgtgtgaaATCATCCAGTCACACCCTATTATAGATGGTGTCTTTAATAATAGATTTTATAACTTTAAATACCCCACAGTTCTGATCGCGGTACATCCAGCCGTAACAAACAGgtctgttgtaatgttacaattTTTATACTAACTGCTTGTTCACAGAGACTTTGCGTTGGAGACGCGTTGAATAAAAATCAATTGCTGAGGTGGTGAAGGTttctgtttataaatgtttatttaacagtaaTGGAAGGAGACTCAggtgtttgtgttatgtagccGTTAGCTTCCCAGATCATCAGACTCTTCAGGACAGACTCTTCACAGTTTGTTGATAACAGAtttcttttgtctgtttgtgtgttaagaATTTTAAGAAAGAGGCTGGTGAGGCATCAACTGTTTGTCGCAGCTGTAACGCAAGCAATAACACATAGTAAATTTCTCATGGATGTTCCAAAACATTAAATCTAACAATAAACAGTTATAGAAAACATCacctatttaaaatatttaaggtACAGTAAGTAGCAAATCACCATGGTATAAGCAGAATAACACATCTCAGACTTGTTCTGTTAAGAGAACAATCCACTTCTGTTTATACATCAGGCTGCATCACACTAACCCTGTTTTTGCACGACTTCACACTCTGACATGAGTTAGCTTTAACTAATTAAAGAGCCATCAGGACAGACAATCCATCTGTGATTCCTGAATCACATTTTAATAGGATTCCTGACTGGCCTTCTTTCATAGCATTCAGAAGGTGAGAAATGAAGCTATTTAGAAAACAATTTAGTCACTTTTCTGAAACAGAAATGTCTGACAGCCTCCAACAACAGCGACAGTGGAGTTTAAATTTTCACATGAACACAGATGACCAAAACCTGCTCGTCCTTTCGATGGGCACTGGGAATTGTGTAACTCCTAGAAGATTTTTAAAGGCTATCAGCTTCATCAAAGCATACTTTCATTTTCCTGGAACTGGCCACAGGAATGTGCAGTTTCACCTCCTGCTACTTGGTGTTTGCCTAATGCTAAATGGTGAAAAGCATGCAGACAGTAAAAAAGCTCCTACTCTTAGAATTTCTAAATAAAGTGACAAAGCTTAAACCACTGTTAAGAAACCCTGAATGGTTTGTATTTATCAATCAGCCATTTAAGTCAGGTATACCTGCTATTAGTATTCCTACTGTAAAAATGGTAAGTAaactaaatctaaataaataacaccaaCACAAtccaaaagagagagaacagaccCAACGGTTCCTGTGAAATTTTAGTAGAATATTATCTTgtgcacaataataataatgcccaCTACAGTTAAGGTACTGTAGAGTTGTAGCCGTTATGTACATGGTTTCCTTTTAGAGCCAGAAACGGTGCCTTCTTGTTGTTAAAGTGGCTCAGTGAGAATCACATTCACTGTCCATCTACGGTATGGAAACACGCTCACTACTGCCTTCCATTTCATCTTAATAGATGGGTTTTAACTGTGCTTACAAGGCTGGCAATTCATGCCTTGTGGACAGGACAGGATTTTTAAAGCCCCAGCATCAATTtcaaaatcagaatcaaatacaatttaaatcttACAGCAGAGCTGCAGATTACTTAATATGATCAGACATCGCTGTTGGTGCACTTCATTTTGCAGGCTTTTAGGGATtagaacatttatatattttgataGTCTCAGAAAAACTAGAAATATGTCCTATCAGCATCACAAAGAGGTGTAAACAATATACAGAGATCACATTTCCAACTCAATAGTATTAACAGGCCATTGACATTTTACATAGCTCCAGTCGCAATGAATAGTGCTCACTGAGCTATATTTTGAAGAAGTAAAGCAGCCTTTCAATAAGAAACCAGTTGACAGTTttactgtttgttgtgtgtatttgaataaaTGTGACAGCTGATATTTGGAAGGGATTTGGGACTACTGTCTGACCCCATTCACACATACAGGTGTTTTGGGACACATGTATGCTTACACCAAAATATATTCCTACCTGATTTCAAACACGGTAGTTTTATAAATCTGTCCACATGCACAGCATTTCAGAACATTTTCTCTGACCGCACAAgcaacatttacacaaatgcCTCTGTGTACATGAGACCTTTtcaatgtaaaatttaaaactACTCACATGAACATTCCAGCCCAACAGGTAGTAATAGCATTTTGTATCATCTATTCAGGCActgaattacaataataataaaaaaattattaaaaaaaccctCAATCAACCTTATACCTATACATATTTCTGTATCATGTGACCTGAAGACGGTGAACAACAATGAAAGAGCAATACGCAATCGAGGAATAAATTCTCACCTcatactgtgtttgtgtcagacaCGTCTCCGGTTGCAGGTGAAGCTTCATTCGTGTTTAGTGTGTTCAGCCTCTCCACTTCATcccttttctgctgttttctcctctttttccgATACAACTTTCTGCTGAGAAAAGAAGGCACTGGAATTATGTTTAACGTAGTGCAGtcttatatacatacacagatatatatatatatatatatatatatatatatatatatatatatatatatatataaaatatataaaaatctcaATGATACACAGATACATTAAGACATGTTATAGCTCAATAGTATGCATTAGCGTGTGGTTTATGTAAGTGACAGGAATTTAAGTTAGGGGTGTAACTGTGCAGAAATGTAATGAAGTGCATCGTGCATGAATGTGCAATTCATATTGAGTACATCAGCTTTCTAGTATGTATGCAGTGTTTGTTTCCCAATGTGTTTGCAGTGTTTGTTTTGCACTACCAATAAAATATACAGAGCACACTTGCCCTAACAGCATGTTTACAATATGAAACCTATTTgtagcaaacacacactgttatttatatagaaataaaaaggagTCTTTACAGACATCATTTTTCTCTATCAAAGCCAAACTGAATTGTGACCCGTGAAGCCAGTATTATAAATTCAGCAGAATCGTTACCTGTTGTTACACTAATAGTAAATTATATGCAAgtataaaaacatgtaaatgcCATTGATATATTTTACTGGATTTAGTGTATGGAGCCAAACTAGGGTCcgttttttatgtaaataaaatccatATTACAGTAAATTGGTAGCGTGTTTCATGGAAATGGATCATGTATATTATGTAAACTTATTTTAATACTAATTAATTAGAGAGTGCTTCATGCAAATGAGGTACACAATCATTGCATGTAACCGTTTCacgtaaataaaatgtgaacaatGGCAAACAGATGCGTTTTATTCTGGGATTAGACAGAATGGCCAGACCATGTCATATTCAAAtgatatgtaaataatgtaagaattattaaatgcagtgttgtataaagtacttgaaagcaatacttgagtaaaagtacaagtatcgtactagaaaaagactttggtagaagtaaaagttaccttttagaatattactcaagtaaaagtcttaaagtatctgatatatactgtacttaagtatcaaaagtaattttctgatatttaatgtacttaagtatttgaagtaaaagtaaaaagttaaatttcagtgattttcggtagccATAAGATCatgggcggttctaggatttcatctttagggggttttagccctcagtgagaatttaaaacaagaagagatttatattatatattatatgactacatagtaagccaaaagttatggtattattaaatggcaaatgtgtacaccaaaattttatgcatgatgtaatgatgccagtcttgaatcaattcagttcatgtatgtgtgcattctctacgaacagtgtgtccaatgaatgcagtcattaataaaaaaatattcacaagacaaagaccaaatcaataaatgttatttttatttagtattgaatggattgtttgcattaatattttgtttgtgccatcaactctggtaataagaatagtgaagtTTAACTGCTTTCGGTTGCCGTCTTCGCGGCTTTCCGccaattaacgttatagataaacgcctccagctctgactgcgcgtgcacgctgtgcgtccctgtgcttctccataGAGCGTgaggagcgtaatgcaatctaggagcagtgattcgccaaacctcccttattgcagtcgcacacatttcttctgattttattttgtagtaacgagtaacgcagatacttagtggaaatataacggagtaaaagtatacattttatctaggaaatgtagtggagtaaaagtgaaagttgacaaatttaaatagcgaagtaaagtacagatacgtgaaatttctacttaagtacagtaacgaagtatttgtactctgtaacattacaacactgattaaATGCTAATTTTGATGTTCTTTGAAACCTAACACATCGATCAATCATTGTGCTAAATTTTATGTTTATGCGAGGTTTCATTGCTAAGAGTTGGTGTAATTggaaatatataaaagataattaatGTATTCTTAAGCCTGGCCGTATTTATCATACGTTCCGGTTCCCATCAGCTCAGAGCCGGATACACAGCATTCTACAGCCTTTGTTATTGGTGTCTGGAGCTGGATTTAGCCCAAATATGTGGCCTGACTGGGACTTTCTGAGTACAGGAAGCCATAATGAATACTGGCCACATTTATTGGATTATATTAAGCTCCACACCTTTTACCTGAAagttaataatacataaatatacattaaatattacatgacactattctgtttttatttttctgctttctCCTGAATGTGAATGTAGAAAAAATACGAACAGCCTTACAAATatgtacataaaaatgtaaatatttacataaaatatgttATGTCAGAAATTAATCAACATTACATATCTTGGATGCAAGTTTCAATAGTTTTAACTGAACCTGATGTCTGATAACACGAGGCATGATGTAAACAAGACGCAACATGGAATTAGACAGATAAAATGATAATGGAGATAAAAGTCTGCTGTGTATGGACTCACTGTGCACAGATGCATATAAAGACAATGATGAGAAGGAGAATGACCAATCCAGATATGATGCTAATGATGACTATTTCCCTCTGTTCGCCAACCAACCAGCCAAGATCATGATATTCACATCTGGCACCAATGTATCCACTCTCACATCTGTATGATAAGCAAGAAAAAGATCAGCGCTTTAAAGAATGCAAGAGAGACAAAACAGCGACAGAAACTGCTCAGCTTGTGTACTTCAGTTTCAGGTATAAAACTCATTCTAAGAGTCAGTCTCACCTGCAGGTCGGCGTGTTCTGCTCCTGCACAAAACGGCACATCCCATGGATACAATAATGTAGGTAATCGTCAGGACATTTGGAGAAATGCCCACTCCATTGGTGGATATCCTTCAAATCTGTAGAGAAGAAACAATTGCGTGATGACGCCAAAGTGGATTTAAATGCGTCACAGTATAATAAAAGAATTCCTGGCACTGCTTTGGAAGTAAAACGGATATAATCATTCTCCCATTTACCTCTGATGTTAAATATGAGCCTGGTTTGTGGTTTGGAGGttaatgtggaaaataaacatgaaacctGAAGCTTTTACTACTGAACAGCTGCAGGTTGAATGGCGTAGTATCTGATTACTACAGATTATATGATCGCAATACGATAGGCTAACTCATTGTAAACTGACTAGCTATTATACGCATGCTTTTAAGTTTTGTTCTGCAATTATCCCTGACAGgtgactcattttttttttcagtcttacCTCAGGTATGACATATCTGGCAACTtgttcataaaaatatatatgcagCTTCATGCTGATCAGTCCTAATTCTCTTTAATATCTGGTTTTAAAGAAATCACTCACTGCATGTTTAACATTAcacatgaacatgtataatagcaacaatataatatttttattataattcttaCATTATGGTGCCAGAGCACTATTTTGCTAGCTCCCCTTTTCCTAGATAATGTTTGTCAGTGATTTACAACCTTATGCATTGCAAACATCAAAATCCTtacataaataacaaatatttagTATAAAACTTTAATCATATTACTGCCTTaagctcactgtgtgtgaaatgtttttgagCAGACTACACATGCAACTCACTATACTGCTACATTTCATAAACTCAGTCACTGTTTGTTTAGTAGGAAttgaattttaatatattttacatgaATATTAAAGACTTGCTAATTCATTTATGATCTCTCTCACTACAAGTGGGTATTTGGGTcattttaaaactcttttttttttttgcttgtagaCTGTGACAGGGACATAACAGGGCAAGCATTCAGAccacacagagttacagaataaaatgcCTCAATACACTGTGAAACATATTAAGTTTAAATGCACAtaataagaaaatgaaacacacaacagacacacaaacacatgaatcGGTACCAGCACTGCCATCAGTTAAAAGGCTAAAAGTTTACACTAATGGCGAGCGGCCGACCTGAGCACGTAGAGCAGTATCAGTGAGCGTGGTCATTAAACGCTTTTATTACAAGCGTAATATAAAACTCTGCATGAAAACAACTCTTTGCTAGCAACATACAGCAACAATCAACACAAATTGAGCTGGGTAATGTTCTGTAATGTCTCTGATTGCTTAggtttttcatttcactatgaCACTAGGAAAAACTGGTATGATGTAGCCCTAATAACGGGGACAAACATATGAAGCTAAAGGATTTGTTGAggcattattatataatattcacATATTTAGTGCTTTGCTGTCAGATGATGAGTAATAAAGGGAATCCTTGAAAATTCCAAGGTATAACACTGAATAAAAGCTCCTGATCTGGATCAGATGATTGCAAATGAACAGGGAGGAACGAGAGCAGGATATTTACCTGTGCAGTTGCTGCTGTTGTCATGGGGACCGCAGGACACAGTCTTATTCGCTGTGTCCCTCGTTGTGTTCCATTCAGCCTGTGAATATTTGCATAGGGCAActacgtgcaaaaaaaaaaaaagaaaacacacaaatcacaggTGCCACCCAATCTGAGCAACAATCCATATAGATCCTATATCCTATAGATCAATATCTAAAAATCCAAGATAAATGATGCAGACTTGGGGCCTGTGGACAGGTTAAAGAGCATGCACATGTACAGACAAATCCATTAACATGAAAGAAATCAGTTTTTTCTCTATAAGTCATTTGTAAATCGAGGTTAATTATATTTTCTATGCGTGTGGTATAGCTTTTCCACTTTTTAAAATCAAGTATCACataatgattaaataaagaGTAGAACAGTTACCACCCTGGAGCTGAGAATCTTCCtataacagtaaatatatataaatgtccTTTGGTGTTTTATATCTCACATACAACTTGCACTTTtccactgtttatttttatctatcATAGAAGTGCCTGTCATACCTTGTTTTAATCAGTTTAGAGTTGCATATTCAAAACAACTGATTTCTTGTTATCACTTTCAatgtagcagctataaacattttagtattttttttctctatgttAAAGCCTTACACCCTAAGCATGTTTTAATGTAATCTAACCAAGGGAGACCAAATTCTTTGTACCAACCACCAGAACAttgcttaaaatgtaaaaaaaatattattcctATCAGGTGATTTTCAGATGAAGACTTTTTTCATTCAAGTGATTTCTCTTTAGGAACAAATTAATGTAAATGAATCAGCTCTTTGTAAGAATATTAgttataatatatactataacATCTGTGCTGTATGAGTGTCAGGTTTTGTGTTGATGTCGCAAACAAATTATTCTGAGTatagaaaaactttttgataATATTATGTATAGTAATAAAGAACTGCATAGCATAATATACACtgactggccactttaataggaacgcatgtacacctgctcattcatgcagttatccatCCAGCCAATAtcgtggcagcagcacaatataTTCAATCACGCAGATCTAGGTCTGTTTATATCAAGCATCAGAATTGGGAAaggtctgatctctgtgactaactGTTGCATGGTGGTTTTTACCATATTGGACAAAATCAGAAACCGTCCAGCTCGTTGGAGTTTCACCCAATAATCTGTAACCTTTAGACTGATCTGTTTTTAGTCAGGCTGTTCTGCAGGGAGAAAATCTTGTTGAGAGATATGAGGCGAATGACCAGACCATTTTAAGTTGAGAGAAAGGCCACATTAACTCATTCACCCATTATACACATCCATGGTGGATACAAAAGCATCTCAACATGCCGGATTACCTTAAACCTGTTTCATGCACAACTACGGTAACTCTTTGGAGTACTGCAACAAAAATTGTGCAAATGcaaaataagtataaaataaGAGTTTTACCATTTTGAGAAAAGTCTGGCTTGGCTTATCAGCTAGCATTTTGGTACACACATTGTACACTGCACCACTCCTTACTGCTCTCGTTCATGCGCAGGAAACAGCACAGACTTCCTAATAGCAGGGAAAGTGTTTGTGCAGGCTACAAAAAACCTTCTTTGTGCCTTTATACATTATCCTGGGGTTTGACCGACCTTGTTCATGCCAAAGGAATCTCAGTTAAACATTGTATtaagaacaaaacacagaaaggtcactctgcctctctctaTTGTAGTTAAATCCCCATGActtattgtcagagctgctgtgagAAAATGAATCGACACCttcttgaccaatcagaatccagacttGATTGACGATAGACGATACTGTGATATATCGTTAAAATATATGGTGCTGAGACTCGCTTGATTTCATTTCACTCCCTTTTACTGTGTTAAACCTTTGCTTAAACAAATCCCAAGCTTTTCTTTCAGTTTATtagattgttattttttaagacATATTTAAGCGTAATAAAGGTCACAAAAAAGCGTGATTTGTATATTTACCGACGATTAAGGGCATAATctaaattaattcattactaTTTTGAGAAAGTTGAATGTTTTCTCACCTGTAAAAATCCCCAGCAGCAGTTTATGTGTCTTCTCCATCTGTCATTTGTCACGACTCTTAAATCAACAGTTCATTTTCAGGTCACtaatcttccttccttcctctctcaaTAAACAGAACACTAGTGAGTCACTTGGTTTCTAAATTCGTATCCTCCCAGCCCCACAGTACCTGCATATATTTAGATATAACCTGAAATTACAGTTAGATAAGTTGTATTCTACATTTTCAGCTCGATGAACTTGGCTTGACTTTCCTGAGGTAAATGACTTAGCCGAATTAGCTGACCTACTGAAGAGAGCGGCGTGCACGCGCACACAGGTTGGGTTTCCTCACAtgaagggggcggggctgctGAACTGGTTGGGACACCACACCCACTACTGGGCTATTAATAACAGCCCCAACGTGGTGCATATTAATCTCAGTCAATTtctatcacaaaaaaaaaatcctgactaAGAGAATTTCAATATACAtgtaattttttgttaaaaaaaaaaaaaaaaaatacattaaaaaatacacTTATTTCTAAATGCTACAGAACTGTTTGCTAATAACTTAACTTGGTATTATGACAATTTCCTTATAGAGATTAACTGATTTAAAATTTTGGAGCttcttttatatatgtatataacattAATTTTTTCTATCACAGCTATGACAATAATGCAGCAAAAAAATCAcagttgtatactgtatgactGCACATGTTCATCTCtttatcatttctataataactcattcacagggacttgaacAGCAAGGCCACCTTGTAATAAAGAAACGTCAAGTCCTGAAATACGTTCTATGTGTAGAAATGTCAAGAGGACCAAGCATAGGCCTAATTACCTTACCATAATTAGTACATTCTTATTTTCCTGCATCGTGATATCAATAATGCAATTTACTCttatattgataaataaatacaataaatgcaTTGATTTCCCTATAGATCAGACACTGTAGTATTGAGGATGAATGTATGAAAGTTTGCAGCCACATGGCGCCCATTAATGAAGCTGAGAGATGGAGCGGAGCTGTGTTGCCTTGAGCTGCCTGCttagagtgtgtttgtatagCTTAACCAGCAGGCCACAAGTTCGTTCCCATGAGACTGAGAAGATGTGAAACTGGCACGTTCTTAAATCAAACAAGTTAGTCCCTGTCTGGATGACACACAACACGCCCTTCAATCTCAGCTGAGTGAAAACTCCTATCACAGCATTGTAACACTACACAGAAATCACAACCTCTAAAAGCAGATTATTCAGATTATATCTTTAGATGTCAGACATAATAAGGTATATGCCAAAGTATCTAAAAGTAAGAAGACATAGAACATAGGCATAACTCATCCCACTCATTCAAGATGTAATGTTTGCTGTGTTAGGCTTGTAAACTGGCGATTTATAAACATGACACAAGTCCTACTCTTTTGGAGAGTTGGACTTGTGTCATGTTCCTGGTATACAGTGGCTAGTATCaaccaaaagtggtccaaagaAAGACAACTGGTGAATCGCGGATAGGGGCATGAGCAAATCGTTTTCTTTTACTGTACATTGTGCAGATAGCTGGGAGTGTGTGTTGGCCTTTAAATTTTCCAGGCCAGCATCTTTGCTGGGCAAACAAGTCAGATCCATGGAGACGTCACCTCACAACTTGCTgaacttaaaggatctgctgtcTTGCTGCCAGAGACCACAGCCCACCTTCAGAGGTTTTGAGAAGACCATGGTTTGGAGGGTCAAAGCTCAAAGTTAGGCAGGTGGTTATAGTAGGTATGATTGGTTtatgagatagatagatagatagatagatagatagatagatagatagatagatagatagatagatagatagatagatagatagatac
This genomic interval from Tachysurus vachellii isolate PV-2020 chromosome 17, HZAU_Pvac_v1, whole genome shotgun sequence contains the following:
- the btc gene encoding probetacellulin isoform X2; translation: MEKTHKLLLGIFTVALCKYSQAEWNTTRDTANKTVSCGPHDNSSNCTDLKDIHQWSGHFSKCPDDYLHYCIHGMCRFVQEQNTPTCRCESGYIGARCEYHDLGWLVGEQREIVIISIISGLVILLLIIVFICICAQKLYRKKRRKQQKRDEVERLNTLNTNEASPATGDVSDTNTV
- the btc gene encoding probetacellulin isoform X1, which produces MEKTHKLLLGIFTVALCKYSQAEWNTTRDTANKTVSCGPHDNSSNCTDLKDIHQWSGHFSKCPDDYLHYCIHGMCRFVQEQNTPTCRCESGYIGARCEYHDLGWLVGEQREIVIISIISGLVILLLIIVFICICAHRKLYRKKRRKQQKRDEVERLNTLNTNEASPATGDVSDTNTV